CTTAACACTATTTTCAATATACGAGAATCAATTTTTAATCTTGTCTGAGGTTAGGGTTACACTTGTAGAAGTTGTCGTTCTTATTACTGATGGATTAGTGTTGGTGGCAAACTTACTGTTGATTTTACAAATGCGTATGTTAAGCCAAAGAACATGGTGTTTGATAGTTTTGATATGGTGGTTTGTAAATATTTACAGTTTACTAAATGAATTTTACTTAGGCGGTTATACTTCGTCTGAAATGTTGTTTTTTGGAAATGTAATCTGGTTTTTAATTTTATTTTCTTTGCCTGTAATTAAGTACGGAAGCTTTATAGGAGAACCCATTAAAGCTGAGTAAAGTTAAAGCGATTTATACTTCCATGATGCACTTTAGTGCATGCGTTAAACTGTGGAATTGACGTGCGTCTTAAGATATTTGGTCAAAAGCCAAGTATAAATAAAAGCCACTGATAAAAACGAATAAACGTATCTAAGGCTTAGATAGCCCTATAAAAAAAGCGATAAGGCAATGGATTGTCATGTTTAAACGAAAAATATATAGCTGGTTAATGGTGTTAAGTACAGTTTTAGTGACTAACTTTGCTTATAGTCAAGGGCTGACACCTGAGCTCTTTTTCGCAAAAAAGAAATTACAAGAAGCAACTATCTCTTACACCGCAGAGATGGAAACGTGTTTTGAGCATACTCCACGCGTTCGTCCAAGCGAGTTAAAGATAGACAAACTTGAAACAGAATTAGTTGTAGATGCAGTATATTATTTGCATTACTTTGCGCTTAACCATTGTATGAAAGACGAATATATTCGTTTCTTAAGTGCAGTTAACTACTACAACTCTTTGGTTAATCGTAATGAATGGTTAGAGGTTGATAGCTTTGTTATTTCCGCTTTGGAGGAAGAAGTACGTGGAGAATTCGAATTTAAACAGTTACCCGAAGCGGTTCAGCAGCACTTTTTGCAGCTGGATATACTAAAAACGCCATTTGATGCGGCGACGTTAGTGATGGAATTACGTGGTGACTTATAACATGTAGTGAAAGATTGCCCCAAGTTGGCTGCCACCAACTTGGGACATGTTCCCAAATTGGCATAAAGCGTGGCGCTTTGTTTGGGGATCAAACGTGAAAAACACGCGTTTGATCAATGCCTTTAATAATTAGGAAACATCTTATCTTAAAAGGAGAAATTAAAAATGGCAATTCCAGCGTATATGTGGTTAAAGGACGACCAAGGTAACGACGTTAAAGGTTCAGTAACTGTAGCTGAGCGTGAAGGTTCAATTGAGATTTTGCATTTCGATCACGAATTGCGTATCCCAACTGATAACGACACGGGCGAGCTAACAGGTACTCGTAAGCACGAGCCTTTTGTTATCACAAAAGCTGTGGATGCTGCTACTCCGTACATGTACAAAGCGTGTTCAAACGGTCAAACATTAAAGCAACTTGAGCTTAAATGGTACCGTATTGATGACACGGGTACTGAGCGTGAGTACTTCCGCCATACGCTTGAAGACGTGAAAATCACTTCAATCACGCCAACAATGCACAACGTTAAAGATTTGGATAAAGAGCGTTATCCTCACCTTGAAACAGTGCACATGCGCTACAAGCGCATCACTTGGACGTACCTAGACGGTAACATTGAGTTCTCTGACTCATGGACTGAAGGTCGTTAATTTCGAGTGTTGGAGGCCTGTTGGCCTCCTTTTCAAGCTTATACTAGTTCGTGCAATGAATAGAGAGCGTATTTTTCTATGGCCTTATTTGATTTGCTAGCTCAGCCATCACGCCAAGCCTATAGTGATAACAATTTATCACATC
This genomic interval from Pseudoalteromonas galatheae contains the following:
- a CDS encoding Hcp family type VI secretion system effector produces the protein MAIPAYMWLKDDQGNDVKGSVTVAEREGSIEILHFDHELRIPTDNDTGELTGTRKHEPFVITKAVDAATPYMYKACSNGQTLKQLELKWYRIDDTGTEREYFRHTLEDVKITSITPTMHNVKDLDKERYPHLETVHMRYKRITWTYLDGNIEFSDSWTEGR